In one Serinus canaria isolate serCan28SL12 chromosome 2, serCan2020, whole genome shotgun sequence genomic region, the following are encoded:
- the LOC103827183 gene encoding desmoglein-1-like has product MDWLPHRTAAFLFLLLVLLDFSTGFHVEVKEWDENGMARWKTFRRQKREWIKFAAACREGEDNSKRNPIARIRSDCEEDNPITYSISGVGIDRAPYGIFVVNPRTGEINITSIVDREITPVFVIRCFAKHSVTGIDLEPPLELRVRVLDINDNPPVFAQTVFTGSVEESSMDNTLVMKIIATDADEPNHLNSKIAFKIESQEPSGPPMFIMNKYTGELHLANYLDREQHSSYTLVVKASDRDGAADGISSLCSCNVKVIDVNDNFPTLAQSSFSASISENSLSSELLRIQALDADEEFTDNWLAEFFFISGNEDNCFEIITDRATNQGILRVIKELDFEHMRTHSLMIGVRNVAAFHHSVAHEYQIFGTPLTVEVKNLIEPPRFHPSSVAFSLAEGARVNYVVGTYTAIDEDTRTIASNVVYSIGRDPAAWFRINQNTGEITLNKVITRDSVYVVNGQYQAEVLAITRGSPRYTATGTIVLSIDGINANCPTINTEMRKVCMNSPSVVISAKPRDGDLYATPFTFSIHGEPQTTWIIRRINDSSAELVGQNIDFYLYRIHVVVRDSQGRRCARPHIIPVQACQCDSRNYCTSGATRIIIIGGGGGSGGGSTGGGGTTGGGGGGTGGGDREDTGQQGGGDYGQTRPGGDYGDYTEGQGYTDGYEGGEDGYTASTDDSYTGNENYGRQLESNTTLSGAAIGLMFLGGLIFVLIPILMSMSDCCGCGPGAAGGVGTGFEPVPECTEGAIHPWGIEGAQPEDRDVSHILAPTTAAGGDFGEPSDIYNNTYGGGGVVASGVEETTGVGYGTGTGYGTAGGISGTGEAKGSIGGTIKEYREGGVNMAFLDNYFSEKAFVYADEDEGRPANDCLLIYDHEGVGTPVGSVGCCSFIGEDTDETYLETLGPKFKTLAEICLGKEIEPFPDANPPWPGVVNIPFPSPESDLNLPPPGTTIIVNGSAPMPTAAGTTTVITENTYTSGTTIQPPRPMPDPLLHGNMTVTETYTSSSPSVCVDPLRASNVVVTERVVGPASASDFRGMLDIPDLTEGSNVIVTERVIAPNSRLPASLSIPDLVDGSNVVVTERVFRPASGMPGSLINIPSELSNAHNVVVTERVVSGAGMSSVGGTSLGGANLGGLSSTGQMLSAESHLGQGMGMASPGTSRRRVTKYSTMQYSSQ; this is encoded by the exons GTACTCTTGGATTTCAGCACAGGATTTCATGTAGAg GTAAAAGAATGGGATGAAAATGGAATGGCAAGATGGAAAACCTTTAGAAGACAAAAACGTGAATGGATCAAATTTGCTGCAGCTTGTAGAGAAGGAGAAGACAATTCCAAGAGAAATCCAATTGCCAGA ATCCGATCTGATTGTGAAGAAGACAATCCAATCACATACAGCATCTCTGGAGTTGGAATTGATCGTGCACCCTATGGAATATTTGTTGTTAATCCAAGAACAGGAGAAATTAATATAACATCAATAGTGGATAGGGAAATAACACCAGTATTTGTT ATACGTTGCTTTGCTAAACACTCAGTGACTGGTATAGATTTGGAACCACCTCTTGAACTTCGAGTCAGAGTCCTGGATATAAACGATAACCCTCCTGTATTTGCACAAACCGTATTTACGGGATCTGTTGAAGAGAGCAGCATGGACA acaCACTGGTGATGAAAATCATTGCAACAGATGCAGATGAACCTAACCACTTGAATTCTAAAATTGCCTTCAAAATAGAGAGTCAGGAACCTTCTGGTCCACCCATGTTCATTATGAATAAATACACAGGAGAACTCCATCTTGCAAATTATCTTGACAGAGAG CAACATAGTAGCTACACTCTGGTTGTGAAGGCATCAGACCGGGATGGGGCTGCAGATGGAATATCATCCCTTTGTAGCTGTAATGTGAAAGTTATCGATGTTAATGACAACTTTCCAACTCTTGCTCAAAGCTCT ttttcagcaagtatttcagaaaattcaCTCAGTTCAGAACTGCTAAGAATACAAGCTCTGGATGCTGATGAAGAGTTTACAGACAACTGGTTAGCAGAGTTTTTCTTTATATCCGGTAATGAAGATAactgttttgaaattattacaGATCGAGCTACAAATCAAGGAATCCTTAGAGTAATTAAG GAGCTGGATTTTGAACACATGCGGACTCACTCACTGATGATTGGCGTCAGGAATGTAGCTGCATTCCACCACTCTGTTGCACATGAGTACCAAATATTTGGGACACCCCTCACAGTAGAAGTAAAAAATTTGATTGAACCACCAAGATTTCATCCATCTTCAGTTGCGTTTTCCCTGGCAGAAGGAGCAAGAGTGAATTATGTTGTAGGAACATACACAGCCATAGATGAGGACACTAGAACCATTGCATCAAATGTTGT ATATAGCATAGGACGTGATCCAGCTGCCTGGTTCAGAATCAATCAAAACACTGGTGAAATCACACTGAACAAAGTTATTACCCGGGATTCTGTCTACGTAGTCAATGGGCAGTACCAAGCAGAGGTTCTGGCTATCACCAGAG ggTCTCCTCGATATACTGCTACTGGCACCATTGTGCTTTCAATAGATGGCATCAATGCCAATTGCCCAACTATTAATACTGAAATGAGGAAAGTATGTATGAATTCCCCGTCAGTGGTTATCTCAGCAAAGCCTAGGGATGGTGATCTCTATGCTACCCCCTTCACATTCAGCATACATGGTGAACCTCAGACTACATGGATTATCAGACGAATAAATG ATTCATCTGCAGAGCTAGTGGGCCAGAACATAGACTTTTACCTTTATAGGATCCATGTTGTCGTAAGGGACAGCCAAGGCCGGCGCTGTGCTCGACCACACATAATTCCTGTGCAAGCCTGCCAGTGTGATAGTCGGAACTACTGCACCAGTGGGGCCACAAGAATAATTATCATCGGTGGCGGGGGCGGCTCTGGTGGTGGCAGCACTGGTGGTGGTGGCACTActggaggtggtggtggtggcaccGGTGGAGGAGACCGAGAAGACACAGGACAGCAAGGTGGTGGTGATTATGGCCAGACTAGACCTGGAGGAGATTATGGGGACTACACAGAGGGGCAGGGTTATACTGATGGCTATGAAGGAGGTGAGGATGGATATACTGCCTCCACTGATGACAGCTAcactggaaatgaaaattatggCAGGCAATTAGAATCAAATACCACACTTAGTGGTGCTGCCATTGGCCTGATGTTCCTCGGCGGATTAATATTTGTTT TGATTCCAATTTTGATGTCAATGAGCGACTGTTGTGGCTGTGGACCTGGCGCTGCAGGTGGAGTTGGAACTGGATTTGAACCTGTACCTGAATGTACAGAAGGGGCAATTCATCCATGGGGAATAGAAGGTGCACAGCCTGAAGACAGG GATGTCTCACACATTCTTGCCCCAACTactgctgcaggaggtgatTTTGGTGAACCTTCTG acaTATATAATAACACatatggaggaggaggagtagTAGCTTCTGGTGTTGAAGAAACTACAGGTGTTGGCTATGGCACTGGTACTGGCTACGGAACAGCTGGAGGAATTTCTGGAACAGGGGAAGCAAAAGGGTCAATTGGAGGAACAATAAAAGAGTATCGAGAAGGGGGAGTGAACATGGCCTTCCTAGACAACTATTTCTCTGAG AAAGCATTTGTGTATGCAGATGAAGATGAAGGTCGGCCAGCAAATGACTGCCTATTAATTTATGATCATGAAGGAGTCGGTACTCCCGTTGGCTCCGTGGGTTGCTGCAGCTTTATTGGAGAAGATACAGACGAAACATACTTGGAAACATTAGGACCAAAATTTAAGACCCTAGCAGAGATCTGTCTGGGCAAAGAGATTGAACCTTTCCCTGATGCTAACCCACCCTGGCCAGGCGTTGTCAACATTCCCTTCCCCAGTCCTGAAAGTGATCTAAACCTCCCGCCACCCGGCACCACCATCATTGTCAATGGAAGTGCACCTATGCCTACCGCTGCTGGCACGACAACAGTGATTACTGAAAACACCTACACATCTGGGACAACCATACAGCCCCCAAGGCCAATGCCGGATCCACTGCTCCATGGCAACATGACGGTGACCGAGACCTACACCTCCAGCTCGCCCTCTGTTTGCGTTGACCCTCTGCGTGCATCCAACGTCGTCGTGACGGAGAGGGTTGTGGGGCCTGCATCTGCCTCTGATTTCCGTGGCATGCTAGATATCCCTGACCTCACAGAGGGCTCCAACGTCATCGTCACGGAAAGAGTAATCGCGCCTAACTCCCGACTCCCGGCATCTCTGAGCATTCCTGATTTGGTAGATGGGTCAAATGTGGTAGTGACAGAAAGGGTGTTCAGGCCTGCCTCCGGCATGCCGGGCAGCCTAATAAATATTCCCTCAGAGTTATCCAATGCCCACAACGTGGTGGTCACAGAGAGAGTAGTGTCAGGGGCTGGGATGAGCAGCGTGGGAGGAACAAGCCTGGGAGGGGCAAATCTAGGGGGCCTGAGCAGCACGGGTCAGATGCTCAGTGCCGAAAGTCATCTTGGTCAGGGAATGGGCATGGCATCTCCAGGCACTTCCCGGAGACGAGTGACAAAGTACAGCACCATGCAGTACTCCAGTCAGTAA